A genomic region of Dactylococcopsis salina PCC 8305 contains the following coding sequences:
- a CDS encoding efflux RND transporter periplasmic adaptor subunit: MDVDVKWKRWTIALPLSVITVMGMVIVYRLQAEDNSETQSPPISQSLPKVTRVTALGRLEPKGEVIQVSTSQRSARVEELLVTEGETVEAGSVIAILDSFPIRKAAVTKAQQEVAVARSRLAKIQAGAQQGTINAQKATIERLKAELTGEKATQTATIERLKAEFRTAKAELERYEFLAAEGAISRSELDQRRLDLETARERYQEAITTRDKTINTLEKQILEAEATLEEITEIRPVDLQEAEAQLQSAIASLEQAKADLELSKITAPRKGQIIEINTDAGEVVSETEGIIQLGNTEKMVAVAEVYESDIRRVKLGQVATLTSESNSFEEELSGKVSQIGLKIGKKDVLSSDPAANVDVRVIEVEIELSPASSQVVKGLTNAQVLVRIDTDD; this comes from the coding sequence ATGGATGTGGACGTAAAATGGAAAAGATGGACGATCGCGCTGCCGCTTTCGGTAATTACGGTAATGGGAATGGTGATTGTTTATCGTCTTCAAGCTGAAGACAACTCTGAAACTCAATCTCCTCCTATTTCTCAATCTTTACCAAAAGTAACGAGAGTAACTGCTTTAGGACGGCTTGAACCAAAAGGGGAAGTGATACAAGTTTCGACTTCGCAACGATCGGCGCGGGTTGAAGAATTATTAGTGACGGAAGGGGAGACGGTAGAAGCGGGATCAGTGATTGCGATTTTAGATAGTTTTCCCATCCGCAAAGCAGCCGTAACCAAAGCACAGCAAGAAGTGGCTGTCGCTCGATCGCGTTTAGCTAAAATCCAAGCAGGGGCGCAACAAGGAACAATTAACGCCCAAAAAGCAACTATTGAACGTTTAAAGGCAGAATTAACGGGAGAAAAAGCGACACAAACTGCAACCATTGAACGCTTAAAAGCTGAGTTTCGCACCGCAAAAGCTGAGTTAGAACGATATGAATTTTTAGCAGCAGAAGGCGCAATTTCTCGATCGGAATTAGATCAAAGACGGCTAGATTTAGAGACGGCTAGGGAAAGGTATCAAGAAGCAATAACCACCAGAGATAAAACAATTAATACTTTAGAAAAACAGATTTTAGAAGCCGAAGCAACCCTTGAAGAAATTACAGAAATTAGACCTGTTGATCTACAGGAAGCAGAAGCGCAATTGCAAAGCGCGATCGCCTCTTTAGAACAAGCAAAAGCGGATTTAGAATTATCAAAAATTACTGCACCAAGAAAGGGACAAATTATAGAAATAAACACTGATGCTGGTGAAGTTGTCAGTGAAACTGAAGGCATTATTCAGTTAGGAAATACGGAAAAAATGGTAGCAGTTGCAGAAGTTTACGAAAGTGATATTAGGAGAGTTAAACTTGGACAAGTGGCAACGCTTACTTCTGAAAGTAATAGTTTTGAGGAAGAATTAAGCGGAAAAGTCAGTCAAATTGGTTTGAAAATTGGCAAAAAAGATGTTTTAAGTAGTGATCCAGCCGCGAATGTTGATGTCCGAGTCATTGAAGTAGAAATAGAACTCAGCCCCGCATCAAGTCAAGTGGTAAAAGGATTAACAAATGCTCAAGTTTTAGTTAGAATTGATACAGATGATTAG
- the ycf46 gene encoding stress-responsive protein Ycf46: MREELSVLIKAQYPLIYLVTPEEERAEQAISEIVEEAESRSVYVWTVTHGIMEYGKPQQTPQRNTVSPEAAIEWVVRQKEPGIYVFKDLHPFIDSPATTRWLRDAIASFKGTDKIIIIMSPVQEVPIELEKEVVVLDYPLPDLAELDQVLTRQLEKTKQRRLDSNVREKLLRATLGLTRDEAEKVFRKVYVTAQRFTESEVDVVLSEKKQLIRRNGILEFLEEDETINNIGGLEELKRWLTLRSEAFTKKARDYGLPQPKGMLILGVPGCGKSLTAKTTSRLWGLPLLRLDMGRIYDGSTVGRSEANLRNALKTAESISPAILFIDELDKAFSGSAGSSDSDGGTSSRIFGSFLTWMQEKDSPVFVMATANRVERLPGEFLRKGRFDEIFFVDLPNSQERGDIFRIHLQKRRSDISRFDLEQLAKLSEGFSGAEIEQVLIAAMYDAFAQDREFTQLDIIAALKATLPLSRTMTEQVNALREWAHQRARPASSSVAEYQRLEF, translated from the coding sequence ATGCGCGAAGAGCTCAGTGTACTAATTAAAGCTCAATATCCTCTTATCTACCTCGTGACTCCAGAGGAGGAGCGGGCTGAGCAAGCAATCTCGGAGATTGTGGAAGAAGCCGAATCTCGATCGGTGTATGTGTGGACTGTTACCCACGGCATCATGGAGTATGGGAAGCCACAACAAACACCCCAGCGCAATACGGTGTCTCCAGAAGCCGCGATCGAGTGGGTGGTGCGACAAAAAGAACCCGGAATCTATGTTTTCAAGGATTTACATCCGTTCATTGATTCTCCAGCAACAACGCGCTGGTTAAGGGATGCGATCGCCAGTTTCAAGGGAACAGATAAGATTATAATCATTATGTCTCCCGTGCAAGAAGTGCCGATCGAGTTAGAAAAGGAAGTGGTGGTTTTAGATTATCCGCTACCCGACTTAGCCGAGTTGGATCAGGTGCTAACCAGGCAACTGGAGAAGACAAAGCAACGTCGCCTTGATAGCAATGTTCGAGAAAAACTCTTGCGAGCGACACTGGGATTAACCCGTGATGAAGCCGAAAAAGTCTTTCGTAAGGTTTATGTGACCGCGCAACGCTTCACAGAATCAGAAGTGGATGTGGTTTTATCTGAGAAAAAGCAACTGATTCGTCGCAATGGCATCTTAGAGTTTCTAGAAGAAGACGAAACGATCAACAACATTGGTGGTTTAGAGGAACTGAAACGGTGGTTAACCCTGCGTTCTGAGGCGTTTACCAAAAAAGCAAGAGATTATGGTCTCCCTCAACCGAAAGGAATGTTAATTCTAGGAGTTCCAGGTTGCGGTAAATCTCTCACGGCAAAAACAACCTCTCGCTTATGGGGATTGCCTTTGTTAAGATTAGATATGGGTCGGATTTATGACGGCTCAACGGTAGGACGTTCAGAAGCGAACTTACGCAACGCCTTAAAGACTGCCGAATCAATCTCGCCAGCAATCTTATTTATTGATGAACTCGATAAAGCCTTCTCTGGAAGTGCGGGTTCTTCAGACTCAGATGGCGGAACATCCAGTCGGATTTTTGGGTCTTTCCTAACTTGGATGCAGGAAAAAGATTCTCCTGTATTCGTGATGGCAACTGCCAACCGCGTAGAACGCCTACCAGGAGAGTTTTTACGGAAAGGACGTTTCGATGAGATTTTCTTCGTCGATTTACCCAACTCCCAAGAACGCGGTGATATTTTCCGCATTCATCTGCAAAAGCGACGTTCCGACATTTCCCGCTTCGATTTGGAACAGTTAGCCAAATTATCAGAAGGTTTTTCTGGGGCAGAAATTGAGCAAGTATTAATCGCTGCGATGTATGATGCTTTTGCTCAAGATCGAGAGTTCACGCAACTTGACATTATTGCGGCTCTCAAGGCAACATTGCCACTGTCCCGAACGATGACAGAGCAGGTCAACGCCCTACGAGAATGGGCGCACCAACGCGCCCGACCTGCCTCATCCTCCGTCGCTGAGTACCAGCGACTGGAGTTCTAA
- a CDS encoding DUF3598 family protein — protein sequence MTQQWNNLLTHLGVWEGSFTQLSPQGEVLEDTPSLVSLEGLNQQQTVRQTIEKFSVWGEEATSQQTMAYESLNRNTLIFENGAFSVGSSQFSPFSEFGAELGFLAGDRRLRMIPLYNQQSELNRITLIREHRQGSAIESSPRLTIKQLLGEWRGEAMTLYPDLTPKDTYSTKLSVTQQGNRLHQTLKTDHWELSSSASIQDNCLVFEQGVHTIQVLLLPDGASCTTPRQIQNRQPFFLEAGWLVSPNQRQRLMRRYDQRGTWVSLTLITEEKIADYVK from the coding sequence ATGACTCAACAGTGGAATAATTTACTAACTCATCTCGGTGTCTGGGAAGGATCGTTTACTCAACTTTCGCCACAAGGAGAAGTTTTAGAAGATACTCCCAGCTTGGTTTCTTTAGAAGGTTTAAACCAACAGCAAACCGTTCGTCAAACCATTGAAAAGTTTTCGGTTTGGGGTGAAGAAGCAACGTCTCAACAAACAATGGCGTATGAAAGCCTTAATCGTAATACTCTGATTTTTGAAAATGGGGCGTTTTCTGTGGGATCAAGTCAGTTTTCCCCTTTTAGCGAGTTTGGTGCGGAATTGGGTTTTTTAGCGGGCGATCGACGCTTGAGGATGATTCCTCTCTACAATCAACAAAGTGAGTTAAATCGCATTACTTTGATTCGAGAACATCGTCAGGGAAGCGCGATCGAATCTTCTCCCCGTTTGACGATCAAGCAATTACTGGGAGAATGGCGCGGGGAAGCAATGACTCTATATCCCGATTTAACTCCCAAAGACACTTATTCCACAAAACTGAGCGTTACTCAACAAGGAAACAGGTTACATCAAACCCTCAAAACCGATCATTGGGAATTGAGTTCTAGCGCCAGCATACAAGACAACTGCTTAGTCTTTGAACAGGGAGTCCATACCATACAAGTTTTATTATTACCTGACGGTGCTTCTTGTACCACACCGCGACAGATACAAAACCGTCAGCCGTTTTTTCTCGAAGCGGGATGGTTAGTTTCTCCCAATCAGCGTCAAAGACTGATGCGTCGGTATGATCAACGGGGAACTTGGGTCAGTTTAACCCTAATTACAGAAGAAAAAATCGCTGATTATGTTAAGTAA
- a CDS encoding cysteine synthase A — MDVRQGFVGTVGNTPLIRLNRLSDETGCEILGKAEFLNPGGSVKDRAALYIIKDAEEKGLLKPGGVVVEGTAGNTGIGLAHICNAKGYKCLIIIPETQSQEKIDALRTLGAEVKTVPAVPYRDPNNYIKVSGRIAEETENAIWANQFDNLANRRAHYETTAPEIWQQTDGKINVWVAATGTGGTYAGASMYFKEVNPEIKCIVADPMGSGLYSYVKTGEINTEGGSITEGIGNSRITANMQGAPTDDAIQIDDPTCVKMVYRLLYEEGLFMGGSVGINVAAAYALAKEMGPGQTIVTILCDSGTRYQSRLYNSEWLEAKGLLPN, encoded by the coding sequence ATGGACGTTAGACAAGGCTTTGTTGGTACAGTTGGCAATACACCCTTAATTCGTCTCAATCGTTTAAGTGACGAAACAGGATGTGAAATTTTAGGAAAAGCAGAATTTCTTAATCCAGGTGGTTCAGTTAAAGACCGTGCAGCGCTTTATATTATTAAAGATGCAGAAGAGAAAGGACTACTCAAACCTGGTGGAGTCGTTGTCGAAGGAACAGCAGGTAATACAGGAATCGGTTTAGCGCATATTTGCAACGCAAAAGGTTATAAATGCTTGATTATTATCCCTGAAACCCAATCGCAGGAAAAAATTGACGCTTTACGCACATTAGGCGCAGAAGTGAAAACTGTTCCCGCCGTTCCCTATCGTGACCCTAACAATTATATTAAAGTATCTGGACGCATTGCAGAAGAAACAGAAAACGCCATCTGGGCGAACCAATTTGATAATTTAGCCAACCGACGCGCTCACTACGAAACCACCGCGCCAGAAATTTGGCAACAGACTGATGGTAAAATCAATGTCTGGGTAGCGGCGACGGGTACTGGCGGAACTTATGCTGGTGCTTCGATGTACTTTAAGGAGGTGAATCCTGAGATTAAATGTATTGTCGCTGATCCAATGGGAAGTGGCTTGTATAGTTATGTAAAAACGGGAGAAATTAATACTGAAGGCGGTTCAATTACTGAGGGAATTGGGAATAGTCGGATTACCGCTAATATGCAGGGAGCGCCCACCGATGATGCGATTCAGATTGATGATCCCACCTGTGTGAAGATGGTCTATCGGTTACTGTATGAAGAGGGGCTGTTTATGGGTGGCTCGGTGGGAATTAATGTCGCGGCTGCCTATGCTTTAGCGAAGGAAATGGGACCGGGACAGACGATCGTCACTATTCTTTGTGATAGTGGCACTCGTTATCAGTCTCGCCTCTATAACTCAGAATGGTTGGAGGCTAAGGGTTTATTACCTAACTAA
- a CDS encoding sulfite exporter TauE/SafE family protein, with translation MSLEYWYMFPISVIIATIAMASGVEGATFFTPLFLLGLKLPTAVAIGTGLITEVFGFSSGLYAYIKKGLIDYKLGRMLLMFSIPTALLGTWVAGFIPSDILKTILSVGLFVIATSFLRSPQEETVELLDKNNTNFENKEPETCITANTGETFCYTISDRTEGRLLISIGGLFIGMVSTGLGELNGFFLIQRCRVPSKVAVATSVFIVAITALIASIGHVFHFIQAGGDNLNTVINLVIFTAPGVLVGAQFGSIVANRLSQKVLERSMGILFILVGILIFGELILRHRESLISVL, from the coding sequence ATGAGTTTAGAGTATTGGTATATGTTTCCCATTTCTGTTATTATTGCAACGATCGCGATGGCTTCTGGTGTGGAAGGAGCAACCTTTTTTACCCCTTTATTTCTTTTAGGATTAAAGTTACCCACTGCTGTCGCAATTGGAACGGGTTTAATTACTGAAGTATTCGGATTTAGTAGTGGTTTGTATGCTTACATTAAAAAGGGATTGATCGATTATAAGTTAGGTAGGATGTTGTTAATGTTTAGTATTCCTACTGCTTTATTGGGAACTTGGGTTGCTGGTTTTATTCCTTCAGATATTCTCAAAACCATTCTCAGTGTGGGATTATTTGTGATTGCCACCAGTTTCCTGAGATCACCGCAAGAGGAAACGGTAGAATTACTTGATAAAAACAATACCAATTTTGAAAATAAAGAACCAGAAACCTGCATTACTGCTAATACTGGAGAAACGTTTTGTTATACAATTAGCGATCGAACGGAAGGAAGATTATTAATTAGTATTGGTGGCTTATTTATTGGGATGGTATCCACAGGATTAGGAGAACTCAATGGATTTTTCCTGATTCAACGCTGTCGTGTTCCCAGCAAAGTTGCGGTTGCAACCAGTGTTTTTATTGTCGCTATTACTGCTTTAATTGCTTCCATTGGTCATGTTTTTCACTTCATACAAGCGGGAGGAGACAATCTCAATACAGTGATTAATTTAGTGATTTTTACCGCACCAGGTGTCTTAGTGGGCGCACAATTCGGGTCAATTGTTGCTAATCGTCTCTCGCAAAAAGTATTAGAACGAAGTATGGGAATTTTATTTATTCTCGTCGGGATATTAATCTTTGGCGAGTTAATTTTACGCCATCGAGAAAGTTTAATCAGTGTTTTGTAA
- a CDS encoding DevA family ABC transporter ATP-binding protein, producing the protein MGSESLIRLENVSHFYGEGKLKKQTLFDINLTLTAGEIVIMTGPSGSGKTTLLTLIGGLRSAQTGSLKVLGKELVGAKKKQLIEVRRYIGYIFQGHNLLDCLTAQQNVQMAMELHPVSEKEAKTLSFEMLTAVGLSDRAHYHPHYLSGGQKQRVAIARALVSHPKMILADEPTAALDGKSGRAVVEVMQKLAREQGCAILLVTHDNRILDVADRTIHLEDGYLSNQRLLTP; encoded by the coding sequence ATGGGTAGTGAATCTTTAATTAGATTAGAAAATGTTTCCCACTTTTATGGGGAAGGAAAATTAAAGAAACAAACTTTATTTGATATCAATTTAACCCTAACTGCTGGGGAAATTGTGATTATGACGGGTCCCTCTGGCTCGGGAAAAACTACACTTTTAACCCTAATCGGTGGCTTGCGATCGGCACAAACGGGTAGTTTGAAAGTGTTAGGAAAAGAGTTAGTTGGTGCTAAGAAAAAGCAGTTAATTGAGGTGCGGCGCTACATCGGTTATATTTTTCAAGGACATAATTTGTTGGATTGTCTCACCGCGCAACAAAATGTCCAAATGGCGATGGAATTACATCCCGTTTCAGAAAAAGAGGCGAAAACACTGTCTTTTGAAATGTTAACCGCAGTGGGATTGAGCGATCGCGCTCATTATCATCCTCACTATCTTTCGGGAGGACAAAAACAGCGAGTTGCCATTGCTAGAGCCTTAGTCAGTCATCCCAAAATGATTTTAGCAGACGAACCCACCGCAGCCCTCGATGGAAAATCAGGACGAGCCGTTGTGGAAGTGATGCAAAAATTGGCACGAGAACAGGGTTGCGCGATTCTGCTGGTTACCCATGATAATCGGATTTTAGATGTCGCCGATCGCACCATTCACCTAGAAGATGGATATTTAAGCAATCAGCGTTTACTCACTCCATGA
- the devC gene encoding ABC transporter permease DevC, protein MSISLSWLQISHSKIRLLIALAGIGFADILMFLQLGFRAALFESAITLHKRIEGDIFLMSSQSTALIGLDRFSQRRMYQALAVEGVESMSPIYINFALWKNPIDKNTRGIMVIGIDPSDQVLNLPNFEENKEILKLEDYVLFDKKSRSEFGPIAQLYAENKVVKTEVSEQQVTVGGLFELGASFGADGNIITSESNFLRIAGGEQGLIEIGVLRVSDDANLDVVLAKVRQILPDDVQVFSKEEFMDHEKSYWQNSTAIGFIFTLGTAIGLVVGIVIVYQILYTDVSDHLPEYATLKAMGYRDRYFLSLVFQEALILAVLGFIPSAGIATVLYQLTLQATGLPIVMTVTRLGTVFVLTVVMCTFSGAIAVRRLEKADPADIF, encoded by the coding sequence ATGTCAATTTCTCTTTCTTGGTTACAAATTTCTCATAGTAAAATTCGCTTACTCATTGCTTTAGCTGGAATTGGGTTTGCGGATATCTTAATGTTTTTACAGTTAGGCTTTCGGGCTGCACTTTTTGAAAGCGCAATTACACTTCATAAACGCATTGAAGGAGACATTTTTTTAATGAGTTCTCAATCGACAGCGCTAATTGGTTTAGATCGGTTTTCTCAACGTCGAATGTATCAAGCGCTTGCGGTAGAAGGTGTGGAATCAATGTCTCCTATTTATATTAATTTTGCTTTGTGGAAAAATCCGATCGATAAAAATACAAGAGGGATTATGGTCATTGGAATTGATCCCTCGGATCAGGTTTTAAATCTGCCGAATTTTGAGGAAAATAAGGAAATACTAAAACTAGAAGATTATGTTTTATTTGATAAAAAATCTCGTTCCGAATTTGGTCCGATCGCGCAATTATATGCAGAAAATAAAGTTGTTAAAACAGAAGTTAGTGAACAACAGGTGACGGTAGGAGGATTATTTGAACTGGGCGCATCTTTTGGCGCAGATGGTAACATCATTACTAGCGAAAGCAACTTTCTTCGCATTGCTGGCGGTGAACAGGGGCTTATAGAAATTGGTGTTTTAAGGGTTAGTGATGATGCTAATTTAGACGTAGTTTTAGCCAAAGTTCGTCAAATTCTTCCCGATGATGTTCAAGTTTTTTCTAAAGAAGAGTTTATGGATCATGAGAAGTCTTATTGGCAAAATAGCACCGCGATCGGGTTTATTTTTACTTTAGGAACAGCCATTGGTTTAGTTGTTGGCATTGTCATTGTTTATCAGATTCTTTACACTGATGTTTCTGATCATCTTCCTGAATACGCAACCCTAAAAGCGATGGGATATCGAGATCGTTATTTCCTAAGTTTAGTGTTTCAAGAGGCGTTAATTTTAGCGGTTTTAGGCTTTATTCCTAGCGCTGGAATCGCAACCGTTTTATATCAGTTAACCTTACAAGCAACAGGATTACCGATTGTAATGACAGTAACTCGGTTGGGAACGGTTTTTGTTTTAACAGTTGTTATGTGTACATTTTCAGGGGCGATCGCGGTGCGACGCTTAGAAAAAGCTGATCCGGCTGATATTTTTTAA
- a CDS encoding SDR family NAD(P)-dependent oxidoreductase, whose translation MKTALITGASLGIGAAFAKALAKRKYNLILVARSQEKLEQLAEQLERDHQITTEVITQDLTIANASQTVFDTVTAKGLQVDLLVNNAGFGDYGLFAETALDKQLQMIQLNIAALTALTHLFLTPMRDRKEGGIINIASVAGFQPIPYMSIYAATKAFVLSFSEALWAENQDAGITVSCICPGPTETEFFKTANFPTRSDTESGKSNNASPEDVVETALEGFEKKQATVITGGVFNQVIATLPRLLPRETLVSAIGKQFRPK comes from the coding sequence ATGAAAACTGCTCTTATTACTGGCGCATCACTGGGAATCGGTGCGGCTTTTGCCAAAGCACTCGCCAAACGCAAATATAATCTGATTTTAGTGGCTCGTTCTCAAGAGAAACTAGAACAACTCGCCGAACAATTGGAAAGAGATCATCAAATTACAACCGAAGTGATCACTCAAGATTTAACGATCGCGAATGCTTCCCAAACTGTATTTGATACCGTCACCGCAAAAGGACTACAAGTTGATTTACTGGTGAATAATGCGGGGTTTGGTGATTATGGCTTATTTGCAGAAACCGCTTTGGATAAACAGTTACAGATGATTCAACTCAATATTGCGGCGTTAACCGCTTTGACTCATCTCTTTTTAACTCCCATGCGCGATCGAAAAGAAGGGGGAATCATCAACATTGCTTCTGTTGCTGGCTTTCAACCGATTCCTTATATGTCCATTTACGCCGCGACAAAAGCCTTTGTGTTAAGTTTTAGCGAAGCACTGTGGGCAGAAAATCAAGACGCTGGCATCACAGTCAGTTGTATTTGTCCAGGGCCAACAGAAACCGAATTTTTCAAAACTGCTAATTTTCCCACCCGTTCCGACACAGAATCAGGGAAAAGTAATAATGCTTCCCCAGAAGACGTAGTAGAAACCGCTTTAGAAGGGTTTGAGAAAAAACAAGCCACTGTGATCACTGGCGGCGTTTTTAATCAGGTGATTGCTACCCTTCCTCGTTTGTTACCGCGAGAGACTCTAGTTAGTGCGATCGGGAAACAGTTTCGTCCTAAATAA
- a CDS encoding heme o synthase — translation MTGTSLSPRNETFLQVIQSYYQLTKPRIIPLLLITTAAAMWLAGNGQVDPLNVFITLLGGTLAAASAQTLNCIYDKDIDYEMQRTRKRPIPSGRVQPQHALLFAIALAVLSFTLMAWFVNVLSALLALSGIFVYMLVYTHWLKRHSTQNIVIGGAAGAIPALVGWSAVTGELSWTAWFLFAIVFFWTPPHFWALAMMICDDYAEVNVPMLPVIKGLKNTAEQVFAYTLFVVPLSFGLIYPLGESGWIYGIFSAVLGAFFIAKAWDLRQAPEDKMKARSMFKYSILYMMLLCTGIVFDSLPFTRQIIALVTDTITQI, via the coding sequence ATGACAGGGACCAGTCTTTCTCCCCGTAACGAAACCTTCTTACAGGTGATTCAAAGTTATTATCAACTTACCAAACCTCGCATTATTCCCTTACTCCTGATTACCACCGCAGCGGCGATGTGGTTAGCGGGAAACGGACAAGTTGACCCCCTGAATGTGTTTATCACTCTCTTGGGGGGAACACTGGCGGCGGCTTCGGCACAAACCCTCAATTGTATCTATGACAAGGATATTGATTATGAGATGCAGCGCACTCGGAAACGTCCGATTCCTTCGGGGAGAGTACAACCACAACACGCTTTATTATTTGCGATCGCGTTGGCTGTGCTATCTTTTACTTTAATGGCTTGGTTTGTCAATGTTTTAAGTGCTTTACTCGCTCTTTCTGGTATTTTCGTCTATATGCTGGTTTATACACACTGGCTAAAACGTCATAGCACCCAAAATATTGTGATTGGTGGGGCTGCTGGAGCAATCCCTGCGTTAGTGGGTTGGTCTGCGGTAACAGGTGAGTTGAGTTGGACGGCGTGGTTTTTGTTTGCGATCGTGTTCTTCTGGACTCCTCCACATTTTTGGGCGTTAGCCATGATGATCTGTGATGATTATGCAGAAGTAAATGTCCCGATGTTACCCGTAATTAAAGGGCTGAAAAATACCGCCGAACAGGTGTTTGCTTATACGTTGTTTGTTGTTCCTTTAAGTTTTGGTCTGATTTATCCTTTAGGTGAGTCGGGATGGATTTATGGTATATTTTCTGCGGTGCTAGGTGCGTTTTTTATTGCTAAGGCGTGGGACTTACGACAAGCACCAGAAGATAAAATGAAGGCGCGATCGATGTTTAAATATTCCATCCTTTACATGATGCTGTTGTGTACGGGAATTGTCTTTGATAGTTTACCGTTTACTCGCCAAATCATTGCTTTAGTAACAGATACCATTACTCAAATTTAG
- a CDS encoding VOC family protein, protein MQYQTVFITIASVEIEKLVLFYQEILKQSPHPYLPNKYAEFQLKGGLKLGLFQPKVSHQLEFSQPEKSGMSLCIEVVDLKSSIEQLASLGYPPPGDIVTASHGQEIYAYDPDGNRLILHCSNSTVIQF, encoded by the coding sequence ATGCAATACCAAACTGTTTTTATAACCATCGCTTCCGTTGAAATCGAGAAATTAGTTCTCTTTTATCAGGAAATTTTGAAGCAATCTCCTCATCCTTATCTACCAAACAAATATGCAGAGTTTCAGTTGAAAGGTGGCTTAAAGTTAGGTTTATTTCAACCGAAAGTCAGCCATCAATTAGAGTTTAGTCAACCTGAAAAAAGTGGGATGAGTTTATGTATCGAAGTTGTTGACTTAAAAAGCTCGATCGAGCAACTTGCTTCTTTAGGATATCCGCCACCTGGAGACATTGTTACCGCTTCTCACGGACAAGAAATTTACGCCTATGATCCCGATGGTAATCGTTTAATTCTTCATTGTTCAAACTCAACTGTTATACAATTTTAA
- the panD gene encoding aspartate 1-decarboxylase — translation MQRTFLLGKIHNCRVSDSNLNYMGSVGIDQNLLDASNINPYEQVQVLNITTGARLMTYAIALEANSGRIELNGAAARSGEVNDRLIILSYGLLTPEEVKTHSPSIVFVDEHNQPIDPILAQSSVWV, via the coding sequence ATGCAGCGAACGTTTCTTTTGGGGAAAATCCATAACTGTCGCGTCAGTGATAGTAATCTAAATTATATGGGTAGTGTTGGGATTGATCAAAACTTATTGGATGCGTCGAACATTAACCCCTATGAACAAGTACAAGTGCTTAATATCACCACAGGAGCGAGATTAATGACCTATGCGATCGCCCTTGAAGCCAACTCAGGGCGCATCGAATTAAATGGCGCAGCCGCTCGCTCTGGAGAAGTGAACGATCGACTGATTATCCTCAGCTACGGATTACTCACCCCAGAAGAAGTCAAAACTCATTCTCCCTCCATTGTTTTTGTCGATGAACACAACCAACCGATCGACCCCATTTTGGCACAATCCAGCGTTTGGGTTTAA
- a CDS encoding DUF1257 domain-containing protein has protein sequence MSHFSTLRTKISDAEVLKSSLSDLGLNVATNADVRGYNGQRLRADIVAQLEGEYDLGWSENADGTFDLIADLWGVAKKHNQTELINSINQKYAVNKTLAEAKQRGLQNANVKLVVQ, from the coding sequence ATGTCTCACTTTAGCACTCTCCGTACCAAAATCAGCGATGCAGAAGTTCTCAAATCTTCCTTAAGTGACCTCGGTCTCAACGTTGCAACTAACGCCGATGTTCGTGGTTACAATGGTCAACGTCTCCGTGCAGATATTGTCGCTCAACTCGAAGGCGAATATGACTTAGGTTGGTCTGAAAACGCTGATGGTACTTTTGACCTCATCGCTGACCTTTGGGGTGTCGCTAAAAAGCACAACCAAACTGAATTAATTAACTCCATTAACCAAAAGTATGCTGTGAACAAAACCCTCGCAGAAGCGAAGCAACGTGGTTTACAAAACGCCAACGTTAAGTTAGTGGTTCAGTAA